From a single Acidimicrobiales bacterium genomic region:
- the rlmB gene encoding 23S rRNA (guanosine(2251)-2'-O)-methyltransferase RlmB codes for MGNRSDGSPKGLGGDQVEGRQAVRELLLAGTRRTREVLLAGDLDPAPILDDIIDLADEARVTIREVSRSKFESVARTEAPQGVLAMAQPLHEHDLEDLIGPDARGRDPFLLLLDGVTDPGNLGAILRSAECAGVTGVVLPRHRAAGVTAAVTKSAAGAIEHLRMTRVAGLPKAMGRMADAGVWSVGLDAGGETAIHELKVADQPVALVMGAEGSGLSRLVRERCDTIAHIPLGGVLGSLNVSAAAAIALFEVARHRR; via the coding sequence TCAGGTGGAGGGCCGCCAGGCCGTGCGGGAACTGCTGCTGGCAGGGACCCGGCGGACCCGGGAGGTTCTGCTGGCCGGCGACCTGGATCCGGCTCCGATCCTGGACGACATCATCGACCTCGCCGACGAGGCCAGGGTCACGATCCGCGAGGTCTCCCGATCCAAGTTCGAGTCGGTGGCACGTACCGAAGCTCCACAGGGCGTGCTGGCCATGGCCCAGCCTCTGCACGAACACGACCTGGAGGACCTCATCGGTCCCGACGCCCGGGGAAGGGATCCGTTCCTGCTCCTCCTGGACGGCGTGACCGACCCGGGAAACCTGGGGGCGATCCTGCGGTCGGCCGAGTGCGCCGGGGTGACCGGCGTGGTGCTGCCCCGCCACCGTGCCGCCGGGGTGACGGCCGCCGTGACCAAGTCGGCGGCGGGGGCCATAGAGCACCTCCGCATGACCCGGGTGGCCGGCCTGCCCAAGGCCATGGGCCGGATGGCGGATGCGGGGGTGTGGTCGGTCGGCCTGGATGCGGGCGGCGAGACGGCTATCCACGAACTGAAGGTCGCCGACCAGCCGGTGGCGCTCGTGATGGGAGCCGAGGGTTCGGGCCTCTCGCGCCTCGTGCGGGAGCGTTGCGACACCATCGCCCACATTCCCCTCGGTGGGGTGCTCGGATCGCTCAACGTGTCGGCCGCCGCCGCCATCGCCCTGTTCGAGGTGGCCCGGCACCGCCGGTGA